A stretch of Lysobacter sp. K5869 DNA encodes these proteins:
- the hutG gene encoding N-formylglutamate deformylase yields MNIPAPVWPVFQLHRGHAPLLISLPHDGSMIPDEFSARMVESARHAPDTDWHVSRLYDFARELGASILVPRYSRYVVDLNRPPDDTSLYPGQNTTGLCPAVQFSGEAVYLDGQAPDEAEAARRVELYWRPYHDALVAELDRIRGEHGRALLWEGHSIRGEVPFLFEGRLPDLNLGTSAGKSCLPATQARLEAVLAGQGDYDWVANGRFKGGYITRHYGDPEIEVEAVQLELSQRNYMDEDSFVYDETKAAQLQPLLRALLQAALGPQRG; encoded by the coding sequence ATGAACATTCCCGCCCCCGTCTGGCCCGTGTTTCAGCTGCACCGCGGCCACGCGCCGCTGCTGATCAGCCTGCCGCACGACGGCTCGATGATTCCCGACGAATTCTCCGCGCGCATGGTCGAGTCCGCGCGCCACGCGCCCGACACCGACTGGCACGTCTCGCGCTTGTACGACTTCGCGCGCGAGCTCGGCGCCTCGATCCTGGTGCCGCGCTATTCGCGTTACGTCGTCGATCTGAACCGCCCGCCGGACGACACCTCGCTGTACCCGGGCCAGAACACCACCGGCCTGTGCCCGGCGGTGCAGTTCAGCGGCGAGGCGGTGTATCTCGACGGTCAAGCGCCGGACGAGGCCGAAGCGGCGCGACGCGTGGAGCTGTATTGGCGTCCGTACCACGACGCCTTGGTCGCCGAACTCGACCGCATCCGCGGCGAACACGGCCGCGCGCTGCTGTGGGAAGGCCATTCGATCCGCGGCGAAGTGCCGTTCCTGTTCGAAGGCCGCTTGCCCGATCTCAACCTCGGCACTTCGGCCGGCAAGAGTTGCCTGCCGGCGACGCAGGCGCGGCTGGAAGCGGTGCTGGCGGGGCAGGGCGACTACGACTGGGTCGCCAACGGCCGTTTCAAGGGCGGTTACATCACCCGCCATTACGGCGATCCCGAAATCGAAGTCGAGGCCGTGCAGTTGGAGCTGAGCCAGCGCAACTACATGGACGAGGACTCTTTCGTTTACGACGAAACCAAGGCCGCCCAGCTGCAGCCGTTGCTGCGCGCGCTGCTGCAGGCGGCGCTGGGTCCGCAGCGCGGATGA
- a CDS encoding M4 family metallopeptidase: MQLKTALLASAVVAALAGLSAYAVRSGDTVRTAAGARADGPVAHAHGVGTAQASAVAAPAHAMPSTAAELRHAAALKALTDTSSRPGARSAWSSGSSEQADRTGAADRARGLLAGVAAREVHLARNDAFNARNITIDRDGTEHVRMERSYRGLPVIGGDMVVHSRDGQLLAINQNANMRTTDRPDIRPGIDAARARAEAASHFDGRVAEIDPGQLVVYARNGVEPTLAYQVDVRGGRRDDQIPGSFSYFLDADDGRLLEAEDHLMAIAGTAKTINLGDVAIDTQWAKGGGYVFGPTGMTIQPDGYKLIDASRGNAQTFDAGNAQSTYSASLAVDADNVWGNNSASDRASVSAEVHYGVAATWDYYKTVFARNGVANNGNGVKSYTHYGQNLVNAFWDFNNSVMYYGDGDPASGYAPLIALDVAGHEMTHGVSYAIAKLQYYNVKDTGGVNESWSDAFGTLVEYSVNNPKDPGDFLIGENVYSKPDGKKALRAMFQQNLDAAENPALPSLKCYPAGGFASQTGQRQVNDPHKTSGVGNLAFYLVAQGAVVPANYPEVAVADLNCGNGDTTIAGLGLAKAGAIWYRAMNLHFTSAIDYPGVRKATLDAASELYGANSTEYRTVARAWSAVNVN; the protein is encoded by the coding sequence ATGCAGTTGAAGACCGCTCTACTCGCCTCCGCCGTCGTCGCCGCGCTCGCCGGCCTGAGCGCCTACGCCGTCCGCTCCGGCGACACCGTCCGCACCGCCGCCGGCGCGCGCGCCGACGGCCCCGTCGCCCACGCCCACGGCGTCGGCACCGCGCAAGCCTCGGCCGTGGCGGCGCCGGCCCACGCCATGCCCTCCACCGCGGCGGAACTGCGCCACGCCGCCGCACTGAAGGCGCTGACCGACACCAGCTCGCGCCCCGGTGCGCGCAGCGCATGGTCGAGCGGCTCCTCCGAACAAGCCGACCGCACCGGCGCCGCCGACCGCGCCCGCGGCCTGCTCGCCGGCGTCGCGGCACGCGAAGTCCATCTGGCCCGGAACGACGCCTTCAACGCCCGCAACATCACCATCGACCGCGACGGCACCGAGCACGTGCGCATGGAGCGCAGCTACCGCGGTTTGCCGGTGATCGGCGGCGACATGGTCGTGCACTCGCGCGACGGCCAACTGCTCGCGATCAACCAGAACGCCAACATGCGCACCACCGACCGGCCGGACATCCGACCGGGCATCGACGCCGCCCGCGCCCGCGCCGAGGCCGCGAGCCATTTCGACGGCCGCGTCGCCGAAATCGACCCGGGCCAGCTGGTGGTGTACGCGCGCAACGGCGTGGAGCCGACGCTCGCCTATCAGGTCGATGTGCGCGGCGGCCGCCGCGACGACCAGATCCCGGGTTCGTTCTCCTACTTTCTCGACGCCGACGACGGCCGCCTGTTGGAGGCGGAGGACCACCTCATGGCCATCGCCGGCACCGCCAAAACGATCAACCTGGGCGATGTCGCCATCGACACGCAATGGGCGAAGGGCGGCGGCTACGTGTTCGGCCCCACCGGCATGACGATCCAGCCGGACGGCTACAAGCTGATCGACGCCAGCCGCGGCAACGCCCAAACCTTCGACGCCGGCAACGCGCAATCCACGTACTCCGCCAGCCTCGCCGTCGACGCCGACAATGTGTGGGGCAACAACAGCGCCTCCGATCGCGCCAGCGTCTCCGCCGAAGTCCACTACGGCGTGGCCGCGACCTGGGACTACTACAAGACCGTCTTCGCGCGCAACGGCGTGGCCAACAACGGCAACGGCGTGAAGAGCTACACGCACTACGGCCAGAACCTCGTCAACGCATTTTGGGATTTCAACAATTCGGTCATGTACTACGGCGATGGCGACCCCGCCAGCGGCTACGCTCCGCTGATCGCTTTGGACGTGGCCGGCCATGAAATGACCCATGGCGTTTCCTACGCGATCGCCAAACTCCAGTACTACAACGTCAAAGACACCGGCGGCGTCAACGAGTCGTGGTCCGACGCGTTCGGCACCTTGGTCGAGTACAGCGTCAACAACCCCAAGGATCCGGGCGATTTCCTGATCGGCGAGAACGTCTACTCCAAGCCCGACGGAAAGAAGGCGCTGCGGGCGATGTTCCAGCAGAATCTGGATGCGGCGGAGAATCCCGCCCTTCCCTCGCTCAAGTGCTATCCCGCCGGAGGGTTCGCCTCGCAAACGGGTCAACGCCAAGTCAACGATCCGCACAAAACCTCCGGCGTGGGCAACCTCGCGTTCTATCTGGTGGCGCAGGGCGCGGTCGTCCCGGCCAACTATCCCGAGGTGGCCGTCGCCGATCTCAATTGCGGCAACGGCGATACGACCATCGCCGGGCTCGGCTTGGCCAAGGCCGGCGCGATTTGGTACCGCGCGATGAATCTGCACTTCACCTCCGCCATCGACTACCCAGGCGTGCGCAAGGCCACCCTGGACGCCGCGTCCGAACTCTACGGCGCGAACTCGACCGAGTACCGGACCGTGGCCCGGGCCTGGTCGGCGGTCAACGTCAACTGA
- the parE gene encoding DNA topoisomerase IV subunit B, whose amino-acid sequence MSSRYNAADIEVLSGLDPVKRRPGMYTDTARPNHLAQEVIDNAVDEALAGHARSIEVTLYADGSCEVGDDGRGMPVDIHPEEKVPGVELILTRLHAGGKFSNKNYTFSGGLHGVGVSVVNALSKHVDVYIKREGNEYRMAFKDGDRASPLEIVGSVGKKNTGTRVRFWPDPKYFDTPKFSLRAIKHVLRAKAVLCPGLNVKLFDEATGERLEWYYEDGLRDYLSGELREGQPQRELLPPDLFVGQLKKDTEVVDWAVAWAPDGELTQESYVNLIPTAQHGTHVNGLRTGFTDALREFCDFRNLLPRGVKLAPEDVWDRVAFVLSIKMTDPQFSGQTKERLSSRQAAGFVEGAAHDAFSLWLNQHTELGEKIAQLAIERASARLKTEKQIVRKKITQGPALPGKLADCTSQDLSRTELFLVEGDSAGGSARQARDKDFQAILPLRGKILNTWEVASGSVLGSQEVHDLAVAIGCDPGKEDISGLRYGKIVILADADSDGLHIATLLSALFLRHFPSLVAAGHIFVAMPPLFRVDVGKQVFYALDEEEKRILLEKIEREKGDRKKGLSGAINVTRFKGLGEMNASQLRESTIHPDTRRLVQLTVDDNAQTVSLMDMLLAKKRASDRKTWLETKGDLATLEV is encoded by the coding sequence ATGAGCAGTCGCTACAACGCCGCAGACATCGAAGTCCTCTCCGGCCTGGACCCGGTCAAGCGCCGGCCCGGCATGTACACCGACACCGCGCGGCCGAACCATCTGGCCCAGGAAGTCATCGACAACGCGGTCGACGAAGCCCTGGCCGGCCATGCCCGCAGCATCGAGGTCACCCTCTACGCCGACGGCAGTTGCGAGGTCGGCGACGACGGCCGCGGCATGCCGGTGGACATCCACCCGGAAGAGAAGGTGCCCGGCGTCGAGCTGATCCTGACCCGCCTGCACGCCGGCGGTAAGTTCAGCAACAAGAACTACACCTTCTCCGGCGGCCTGCACGGCGTCGGCGTGAGCGTGGTCAACGCGCTGTCCAAGCACGTCGACGTCTACATCAAGCGCGAAGGCAACGAATACCGCATGGCCTTCAAGGACGGCGACCGCGCCAGTCCGCTGGAGATCGTCGGCAGCGTCGGCAAGAAGAACACCGGCACCCGCGTGCGCTTCTGGCCCGACCCGAAGTATTTCGACACCCCGAAGTTCAGCCTGCGCGCGATCAAGCACGTGCTGCGCGCCAAGGCGGTGCTGTGCCCGGGCCTCAACGTCAAGCTGTTCGACGAGGCCACCGGCGAGCGTCTGGAGTGGTACTACGAAGACGGCCTGCGCGATTACCTCTCGGGCGAACTGCGCGAAGGCCAGCCGCAGCGCGAGTTGCTGCCGCCGGACCTGTTCGTCGGCCAGCTCAAGAAAGACACCGAAGTGGTCGACTGGGCGGTGGCCTGGGCGCCGGACGGCGAGTTGACTCAAGAGAGCTACGTCAACCTGATTCCGACCGCGCAGCATGGCACCCACGTCAACGGCCTGCGCACCGGCTTCACCGACGCGCTGCGCGAGTTCTGCGACTTCCGCAACCTGCTGCCGCGCGGCGTCAAGCTGGCGCCGGAAGACGTGTGGGACCGGGTCGCCTTCGTGCTCAGCATCAAGATGACCGACCCGCAGTTCAGCGGCCAGACCAAGGAGCGCTTGTCCTCGCGTCAGGCCGCCGGCTTCGTCGAGGGTGCCGCGCACGACGCGTTCTCGCTGTGGCTCAACCAGCACACCGAACTGGGCGAGAAGATCGCGCAGCTGGCGATCGAACGCGCCAGCGCGCGGCTCAAGACCGAAAAGCAGATCGTCCGCAAGAAGATCACCCAAGGCCCGGCCCTGCCCGGCAAGCTCGCCGACTGCACCTCGCAGGACCTCTCGCGCACCGAGCTGTTCCTGGTGGAAGGCGACTCGGCCGGCGGCAGCGCGCGGCAAGCGCGCGACAAGGACTTCCAGGCGATCCTGCCGCTGCGCGGCAAGATCCTCAACACCTGGGAAGTCGCCTCCGGCAGCGTGCTCGGCTCGCAGGAAGTGCACGACTTGGCGGTGGCTATCGGTTGCGACCCGGGCAAGGAAGACATCAGCGGCCTGCGCTACGGCAAGATCGTGATCCTCGCCGACGCCGACTCCGACGGCCTGCACATCGCCACCTTGCTCAGCGCGCTGTTCCTGCGCCACTTCCCCTCGCTGGTCGCGGCCGGCCACATCTTCGTGGCGATGCCGCCGCTGTTCCGCGTCGACGTGGGCAAGCAGGTGTTCTACGCGCTCGACGAAGAGGAAAAGCGCATCCTGCTGGAGAAGATCGAGCGCGAGAAGGGCGACCGCAAGAAGGGCCTGAGCGGCGCGATCAACGTCACCCGCTTCAAGGGCCTGGGCGAGATGAACGCCTCGCAGTTGCGCGAATCGACCATCCACCCCGACACCCGCCGCCTGGTCCAGCTCACCGTCGACGACAATGCCCAGACCGTGTCGCTGATGGACATGCTGCTGGCGAAGAAGCGCGCCAGCGACCGCAAGACGTGGCTGGAAACCAAGGGCGATCTGGCGACGCTGGAAGTCTGA
- a CDS encoding FAD-dependent oxidoreductase translates to MSAVQAVEGPADPAGGRREDVVIVGAGVIGLACALILLEDGRRVRVIDAGRIGGGSSHGNCGTITPSHATPLAAPGVIAQALKWVLTPDAPLYLHPKLDPQLWGWLLRFAARCNERDWRVSAQAKAALLNDSRERLQDWVARYGLVCEFDGAGLDYVFRSEPSYLHAQHELDLLREFGVGVELIDGGAYEAQDPAFKPGVVGAIRFAHDAVLRPDRYVAELARAVRERGGELQEYCALRDLREDADGVALDTSHGVLQAREAVVALGAWSPKLADAIGLPALKSAIQPGKGYSITYDRPALLPKRPVVLKEPKVCVTMWDSGYRLGSTMEFSGYDESLNPRRLAALERGAAQFLHEPLGPVERERWYGWRPMSIDDVPLIGRVPGRRRLWIANGHGMMGVSMSAGTGQLLADLIGGRAPAIDPNPYRPERFA, encoded by the coding sequence ATGAGCGCAGTGCAGGCGGTAGAGGGCCCGGCCGATCCGGCCGGAGGGCGGCGCGAGGATGTGGTGATCGTCGGCGCCGGCGTGATCGGCCTGGCCTGCGCGCTGATCCTGCTCGAAGACGGGCGCCGGGTGCGGGTGATCGACGCCGGCCGCATCGGCGGCGGCAGCTCGCACGGCAACTGCGGCACCATCACCCCCAGCCACGCCACCCCGCTGGCCGCGCCGGGGGTGATCGCGCAGGCGCTCAAGTGGGTGCTGACCCCGGACGCGCCGCTGTACCTGCACCCCAAGCTCGACCCGCAGCTGTGGGGCTGGCTGCTGCGCTTCGCCGCGCGCTGCAACGAGCGCGATTGGCGGGTCAGCGCGCAGGCCAAGGCGGCGCTGCTCAACGATTCGCGCGAGCGGCTGCAGGACTGGGTGGCGCGGTACGGCTTGGTCTGCGAGTTCGACGGCGCCGGCCTGGATTACGTATTCCGCTCCGAACCCAGTTATCTGCACGCCCAGCACGAACTCGACCTGCTGCGCGAATTCGGCGTCGGCGTCGAGCTGATCGACGGCGGCGCCTACGAGGCGCAAGACCCGGCGTTCAAGCCCGGCGTGGTCGGCGCGATCCGCTTCGCCCACGACGCGGTGCTGCGCCCGGACCGCTACGTCGCCGAACTCGCGCGCGCGGTGCGCGAACGCGGCGGCGAACTGCAGGAGTACTGCGCGCTGCGCGATCTGCGCGAGGACGCCGACGGCGTCGCGCTCGACACCAGCCACGGCGTGCTGCAGGCGCGCGAGGCGGTGGTGGCGCTGGGCGCGTGGTCGCCCAAGCTCGCCGACGCCATCGGCCTGCCCGCGCTGAAGAGCGCGATCCAGCCCGGCAAGGGCTATTCGATCACCTACGACCGGCCCGCGCTGCTGCCCAAGCGGCCGGTGGTGCTGAAGGAACCCAAGGTCTGCGTGACCATGTGGGACAGCGGCTACCGGCTCGGCAGCACCATGGAGTTTTCCGGCTACGACGAGAGCCTCAACCCGCGCCGTCTGGCCGCGCTGGAGCGCGGCGCCGCGCAGTTCCTGCACGAACCGCTCGGTCCGGTCGAGCGCGAGCGCTGGTACGGCTGGCGGCCGATGAGCATCGACGACGTGCCGCTGATCGGCCGCGTGCCCGGCCGCCGGCGCCTGTGGATCGCCAACGGCCACGGCATGATGGGCGTGAGCATGAGCGCCGGCACCGGCCAGCTGTTGGCCGACCTGATCGGCGGGCGCGCGCCCGCGATCGACCCGAATCCCTATCGACCGGAGCGCTTCGCATGA
- a CDS encoding prolyl oligopeptidase family serine peptidase — protein MRAAMVAALAAMFGPAAAQAPLRIEDLLSAPQPEQLTAAAAAPTIAWVANERGVRNLWAARAPQFAPRRLTAFDEDDGQLIGSLQFSRDGRWLAYVRGGSADAAGNNSNPTGDPDGQEQAVWVVASDGSGKPQRVAAGRSAMFAPNGDALIVQGRGVGCYALPGASAPGWCKEALIKTRGANAAAEFSPDGKSLAFVSNRGDHAFVGLLDLEKREVRWIGADFNNDANPAFSPDGRRIAFLRTAANKPGDAFDLTKANPFEIWVADADSGSAKRVFRSSETAGGYAQFNGADPLLWSRDGRLIFASEQSGWLHWYAISPEGGAPSPLSRGECEAETVALADDGAFVFSGNCAQIDHRQVFSVDAQGKAQTLLTAKDEIATEPLPLAGGEWIALRHADARRPTAIAVMPRAGGELKRIFPAQLPEQFPLSRLVEPKTIALKAGDGVVSHATVFEPPASFKGKRAALVYVHGGPIRQMLPGWHYSSYYYNDYASNQWLASQGYVVLALNYRDGTGYGQKFRLADKQGPRGASEYQDVLAAHAWLAARGDVDARRIGIYGGSYGGFLTSSALARNSDLFAAGVDRHGVHDWRESAKGGDNSGLWGLKPDELETAYQSSPMSRLAGWRSPVLVVHGDDDRAVKFSQGIDLVERLRERKLPVETLVLPDEDHFFLRYASWLRVHRATGEFFDRQLKPGRGE, from the coding sequence ATGCGCGCGGCGATGGTGGCGGCGTTGGCCGCGATGTTCGGACCCGCGGCGGCGCAAGCGCCGTTGCGGATCGAAGATTTGCTCAGCGCGCCGCAGCCCGAGCAGCTCACCGCCGCTGCTGCCGCGCCGACGATCGCCTGGGTCGCGAACGAACGCGGCGTGCGCAACCTGTGGGCCGCGCGCGCGCCGCAGTTCGCGCCGCGCCGGCTCACCGCGTTCGACGAGGACGACGGCCAGCTGATCGGCAGCCTGCAATTCAGCCGCGACGGCCGCTGGCTCGCCTACGTGCGCGGCGGCAGCGCCGACGCGGCCGGCAACAACAGCAATCCCACCGGCGATCCCGACGGCCAAGAGCAAGCCGTGTGGGTGGTCGCCAGCGACGGCAGCGGCAAGCCGCAGCGCGTCGCCGCCGGCCGTTCGGCGATGTTCGCGCCCAACGGCGACGCGCTGATCGTGCAGGGCCGCGGCGTAGGCTGCTACGCGCTGCCGGGCGCGAGCGCGCCGGGCTGGTGCAAGGAAGCGCTGATCAAGACCCGCGGCGCCAACGCCGCGGCCGAGTTCTCGCCCGACGGCAAGTCGCTGGCCTTCGTCAGCAACCGCGGCGATCACGCCTTCGTCGGCCTGCTCGATCTGGAAAAGCGCGAGGTGCGCTGGATCGGCGCGGACTTCAACAACGACGCCAACCCGGCGTTCTCGCCCGACGGTCGCCGCATCGCGTTCCTGCGCACGGCGGCGAACAAGCCGGGCGATGCTTTCGATCTGACCAAGGCCAATCCGTTCGAGATTTGGGTCGCCGACGCCGACAGCGGTTCGGCCAAGCGCGTGTTCCGCTCCAGCGAAACCGCCGGCGGCTACGCCCAGTTCAACGGTGCCGATCCGCTGCTGTGGAGCCGCGACGGCCGCCTGATCTTCGCCTCCGAACAAAGCGGCTGGCTGCATTGGTATGCGATCTCGCCCGAAGGCGGCGCGCCGTCGCCGCTGAGCCGCGGCGAGTGCGAGGCCGAAACCGTCGCGCTCGCCGACGACGGCGCGTTCGTGTTCAGCGGCAACTGCGCGCAGATCGATCACCGGCAAGTGTTCAGCGTCGACGCGCAGGGCAAGGCGCAGACCTTGCTGACGGCGAAGGACGAGATCGCCACCGAACCGCTGCCGCTGGCCGGCGGCGAGTGGATCGCGCTGCGCCACGCCGACGCGCGTCGGCCGACCGCGATCGCGGTGATGCCGCGCGCCGGCGGCGAGCTCAAGCGGATCTTCCCGGCGCAGTTGCCCGAACAGTTCCCGCTGAGCCGCTTGGTGGAGCCCAAGACGATCGCGCTCAAGGCCGGCGACGGCGTGGTCTCGCACGCCACCGTGTTCGAGCCGCCGGCTTCGTTCAAGGGCAAGCGCGCCGCGCTGGTCTACGTGCACGGCGGCCCGATCCGGCAGATGCTGCCGGGCTGGCACTACAGCAGCTATTACTACAACGACTACGCCAGCAACCAATGGCTCGCCAGCCAAGGTTATGTGGTGCTGGCCCTCAATTATCGCGACGGCACCGGCTACGGCCAGAAGTTCCGCCTCGCCGACAAGCAAGGCCCGCGCGGCGCGTCGGAGTATCAGGACGTGCTGGCCGCGCACGCGTGGCTGGCCGCGCGCGGCGACGTGGACGCGCGCCGCATCGGCATCTACGGCGGTTCCTACGGCGGCTTCCTGACCTCCAGCGCGCTGGCGCGCAACTCCGACCTGTTCGCCGCCGGCGTCGACCGCCACGGCGTGCACGACTGGCGCGAAAGCGCGAAGGGCGGCGACAACAGCGGTTTGTGGGGTCTCAAGCCGGACGAGTTGGAGACGGCGTATCAGTCCTCGCCGATGTCGCGTCTGGCCGGCTGGCGTTCGCCGGTGCTGGTCGTGCACGGCGACGACGACCGCGCGGTCAAATTCTCCCAGGGCATCGATCTGGTCGAACGCCTGCGCGAGCGCAAGCTGCCGGTGGAAACGCTGGTGCTGCCGGACGAGGACCATTTCTTCCTGCGCTACGCGAGCTGGCTGCGCGTGCACCGCGCCACCGGCGAGTTTTTCGACCGCCAACTCAAGCCCGGCCGGGGCGAATGA
- the gorA gene encoding glutathione-disulfide reductase has translation MSDRDTQAQFDLIVVGGGSGGLAGAFRAAEHGARVALLEPGLLGGTCVNVGCVPKKAMWLAADVGAKLRMAQSLGFAVDAPPQETCELDWPTFIVHRQRYIAGIHDSYRKRLDKAGIVVAPMRARLLDARTVECENGARMGASRILIATGGHAVKPAIPGAELGGTSDDFFQWTAAPQRVGIVGAGYIAVELAGVLQALGSHVELFARGQRLLEGFDHEITAQLADDYCQSGVRLHFGHAVAALEADGARVRVRGADGSLSEPFDKLLFATGRKPNTANVGLENAGVALDDDGFVRIDALNATNVPGIDAVGDVSTDPPLTPVAIAAARRLMDRVYGGRESVLDRADIPTVVFAHPPIGKVGLTEEQARTRHGDNLHIYRAGFRPMLYALAESPQRSLFKLVCVGPERRVVGIHLLGEAADEMLQGFAVALKRGITLDDLRDTVAIHPTSAEEVVLMR, from the coding sequence ATGAGCGACCGCGACACCCAAGCCCAGTTCGACCTCATCGTCGTCGGCGGCGGCTCCGGCGGCCTGGCCGGTGCGTTCCGCGCCGCCGAGCACGGCGCGCGCGTGGCCTTGCTCGAACCGGGCCTGCTCGGCGGCACCTGCGTCAACGTCGGCTGCGTGCCGAAGAAGGCGATGTGGCTGGCCGCCGACGTCGGCGCCAAGCTGCGCATGGCCCAATCGCTGGGCTTCGCCGTCGACGCGCCGCCGCAAGAAACCTGCGAGCTGGATTGGCCGACCTTCATCGTCCACCGCCAGCGCTACATCGCCGGCATCCACGACAGCTACCGCAAGCGCCTGGACAAGGCCGGCATCGTGGTCGCGCCGATGCGCGCGCGCCTGCTCGACGCGCGCACGGTCGAATGCGAGAACGGCGCGCGCATGGGCGCCTCGCGCATCCTCATCGCCACCGGCGGGCACGCGGTCAAACCGGCGATTCCCGGCGCCGAACTCGGCGGCACCTCCGACGATTTCTTCCAATGGACCGCCGCGCCGCAGCGCGTCGGCATCGTCGGCGCCGGCTACATCGCGGTCGAGCTGGCCGGCGTGCTGCAGGCGCTGGGCAGCCACGTCGAACTGTTCGCGCGCGGCCAGCGCTTGCTGGAAGGCTTCGACCACGAGATCACCGCGCAACTGGCCGACGACTACTGCCAAAGCGGCGTGCGCCTGCATTTCGGCCACGCGGTGGCGGCGCTGGAAGCCGACGGCGCGCGGGTGCGCGTGCGCGGCGCCGACGGTTCGCTGAGCGAGCCGTTCGACAAGCTGCTGTTCGCGACCGGACGCAAGCCCAACACCGCCAACGTAGGCCTGGAAAACGCCGGCGTGGCGCTGGACGACGACGGCTTCGTCCGCATCGACGCGCTCAACGCGACCAACGTGCCCGGCATCGACGCGGTCGGCGACGTCAGCACCGATCCGCCGCTGACGCCGGTCGCCATCGCCGCCGCGCGCCGCTTGATGGACCGCGTCTACGGCGGCCGCGAGTCGGTGCTGGACCGCGCCGACATCCCCACCGTGGTGTTCGCGCACCCGCCGATCGGCAAGGTCGGGCTCACCGAGGAGCAGGCGCGGACGCGACATGGTGACAATCTGCACATCTACCGCGCCGGGTTTCGGCCGATGCTGTACGCCCTGGCCGAGTCGCCGCAGCGCAGCCTGTTCAAGCTGGTCTGCGTCGGGCCGGAGCGCCGCGTGGTCGGCATCCATCTGCTCGGCGAGGCCGCCGACGAGATGCTGCAAGGCTTCGCGGTGGCGCTCAAGCGCGGCATCACCCTGGACGACCTGCGCGACACGGTCGCCATCCATCCGACCAGCGCCGAGGAAGTGGTGCTGATGCGCTGA
- a CDS encoding crosslink repair DNA glycosylase YcaQ family protein: MSPGSDGGETTAGLAPALAPLSLAQARALHLHAQGLLARPRKRARKADALAAIARMQLLQIDTIHVVARSPYLVLFSRLGEYPPRWLEELLAERAIFEIWAHEACFAPMDDYLLHRNAMHQREHHWAIRNAQRHRGTRGGDIDRLLAHIRELGPVKSSDFEREDKGSGGWWGWKDEKRWLEAGFALGELMVARRENFQRVYDLAERVAGAAVPDWNRVEIDPAQVRRTTVLKSVAALGIAQARWIADYYRTKPRLRDRDLDELVAQGALRRVAVKGWDAPGYVHPDHADALAKAAAGRLRATHSALLSPFDPVVWDRERASEFFGFDYTLECYTPEPKRRYGYFVLPILVRGRLVGRLDAKAHRAAGVFEVKALYLEDGIDADEALAGDIAAAIDDCARWHGTPKVKLGRCRPAAFAKLLKAALQ, from the coding sequence ATGAGCCCGGGCAGCGACGGCGGCGAAACGACGGCCGGCCTCGCGCCCGCGCTCGCGCCGCTGTCGCTCGCGCAGGCGCGCGCGCTGCACCTGCACGCGCAAGGCCTGCTCGCGCGGCCGCGCAAACGCGCGCGCAAGGCCGACGCGCTGGCGGCGATCGCGCGCATGCAACTGCTGCAGATCGACACCATCCACGTCGTCGCGCGCAGCCCGTATCTGGTGCTGTTCTCGCGCCTGGGCGAGTATCCGCCGCGCTGGCTGGAGGAGTTGCTGGCCGAACGCGCGATCTTCGAGATCTGGGCGCACGAAGCCTGCTTCGCGCCGATGGACGATTACCTGCTGCACCGCAATGCGATGCACCAGCGCGAACACCATTGGGCGATCCGCAACGCGCAGCGCCATCGCGGTACTCGCGGCGGCGACATCGACCGGTTGCTCGCGCACATCCGCGAACTCGGCCCGGTCAAATCCTCGGATTTCGAGCGCGAGGACAAGGGCAGCGGCGGCTGGTGGGGCTGGAAGGACGAAAAGCGCTGGCTCGAAGCCGGCTTCGCCCTGGGCGAGCTGATGGTGGCGCGGCGCGAGAACTTCCAGCGCGTCTACGATCTGGCCGAACGCGTCGCCGGCGCCGCGGTGCCGGATTGGAACCGCGTCGAGATCGATCCGGCGCAGGTGCGGCGCACCACCGTTCTCAAATCCGTCGCCGCCCTCGGCATCGCCCAGGCGCGCTGGATCGCCGACTACTACCGCACCAAACCGCGCCTGCGCGACCGCGACCTGGACGAACTGGTCGCGCAAGGCGCGCTGCGCCGCGTGGCGGTGAAAGGCTGGGACGCGCCCGGCTACGTCCATCCCGACCACGCCGACGCGCTGGCCAAGGCCGCCGCCGGCCGCCTGCGCGCGACCCACAGCGCGCTGCTGTCGCCGTTCGACCCGGTGGTGTGGGACCGCGAACGCGCCAGCGAATTCTTCGGCTTCGACTACACCTTGGAGTGCTACACGCCGGAGCCCAAGCGCCGCTACGGCTATTTCGTGCTGCCGATCCTGGTGCGCGGAAGGCTGGTCGGCCGATTGGACGCGAAAGCGCACCGCGCCGCGGGCGTGTTCGAGGTCAAGGCCTTGTATCTGGAAGACGGGATCGACGCCGACGAAGCGCTGGCCGGCGATATCGCCGCGGCCATCGACGACTGCGCGCGTTGGCACGGCACGCCGAAGGTGAAGCTGGGGCGGTGCCGGCCGGCGGCGTTCGCCAAATTGTTGAAGGCGGCGTTGCAGTGA